A stretch of the Halorussus salinus genome encodes the following:
- a CDS encoding plastocyanin/azurin family copper-binding protein, with protein sequence MSTDESESVTRRGFMRTAAGTTAAAGAAGTAAAQEEGGGGGGSQEVVVGPGGSLVFEPAEITIAPGTTVNWVWESDNHNIVVESQPDGANWGGTEGGASQTYNTGHEYSHTFETTGTYEYVCQPHATAGMVGSITVQEGGEQSGGGGPAIPSSAKTLGIATTAALVFTLGLAYFFMKYGGDYGQVE encoded by the coding sequence ATGAGCACGGACGAAAGCGAGTCGGTCACGCGGCGCGGATTCATGCGGACCGCCGCGGGTACCACGGCGGCCGCGGGCGCGGCCGGAACCGCGGCGGCGCAGGAAGAGGGCGGCGGTGGTGGCGGCAGTCAAGAAGTCGTCGTCGGTCCCGGCGGGAGCCTCGTGTTCGAGCCCGCCGAGATAACTATCGCGCCCGGCACGACGGTGAACTGGGTCTGGGAGTCGGACAACCACAACATCGTCGTCGAGAGCCAGCCCGACGGCGCGAACTGGGGGGGCACCGAGGGCGGCGCGAGCCAGACGTACAACACGGGCCACGAGTACTCCCACACCTTCGAGACGACGGGAACGTACGAGTACGTCTGTCAGCCCCACGCTACCGCCGGGATGGTCGGCTCCATCACCGTCCAAGAGGGCGGGGAGCAGTCCGGCGGCGGTGGCCCGGCCATCCCGAGTAGCGCGAAGACCCTCGGCATCGCCACGACCGCGGCGCTGGTGTTCACGCTCGGTCTCGCCTACTTCTTCATGAAATACGGCGGCGACTACGGACAGGTCGAGTAA
- a CDS encoding M42 family metallopeptidase, with product MDFDFDLLRELTETSGVPGYEDRIRDLVRREFEGVVDSVRTDAMGNVVGTVEGEADYSVAVAAHMDEIGFMVKHVTEEGFLRVDTLGGWDPDVLRAQRVTVHAEEDDLTGVIGSVPTHVKDDGDDFSVEDVSIDLGLPADEVEERVSVGDLVSMAQTTERVGDNVTGKALDDRVCLFAMLEAAKRIEDPDVTIHFCATVQEELGVRGAPALGVDLDPDLAIALDVTVANDVPGVEKESEYVTRLGDGAAIKLKDSSVVTTPKVHRRMRSVAEDRDIDHQLEVLPSGATDTSGFQNTHGAKPVGAISIPTRYLHTVTESVHHADVEATIDLLAALLDTETGDHDYSL from the coding sequence ATGGACTTCGATTTCGACCTCCTGCGCGAACTCACCGAGACCAGCGGCGTCCCCGGCTACGAGGACCGAATTCGGGACCTCGTGCGCCGGGAGTTCGAGGGCGTCGTAGACTCGGTTCGTACCGACGCGATGGGCAACGTCGTCGGAACGGTCGAGGGCGAGGCCGACTACTCGGTCGCGGTCGCGGCGCACATGGACGAAATCGGCTTCATGGTCAAACACGTCACCGAGGAGGGCTTTCTCCGCGTCGATACGCTCGGCGGGTGGGACCCCGACGTTCTCCGCGCCCAGCGCGTGACCGTCCACGCCGAGGAGGACGACCTGACCGGCGTCATCGGGTCGGTTCCGACCCACGTCAAGGACGACGGCGACGACTTTTCGGTCGAGGACGTGAGCATCGACCTCGGACTCCCCGCCGACGAGGTCGAGGAGCGCGTCTCGGTCGGCGACCTCGTGAGCATGGCCCAGACCACCGAGCGAGTCGGCGACAACGTGACCGGCAAGGCGCTGGACGACCGGGTGTGTCTGTTCGCCATGCTCGAAGCCGCGAAGCGAATCGAGGACCCCGACGTGACGATTCACTTCTGTGCGACGGTCCAAGAGGAGTTGGGCGTCCGCGGCGCGCCCGCCCTCGGCGTGGACCTCGACCCGGACCTCGCTATCGCGCTCGACGTGACCGTCGCCAACGACGTGCCCGGCGTCGAGAAGGAGAGCGAGTACGTCACGAGACTCGGCGACGGCGCGGCGATAAAGCTCAAAGACTCCAGCGTCGTCACGACGCCGAAGGTCCACCGCCGGATGCGCTCGGTCGCCGAAGACCGGGACATCGACCACCAACTAGAGGTGCTTCCCTCCGGTGCGACCGACACCTCGGGCTTCCAGAACACCCACGGCGCGAAACCGGTCGGCGCGATTTCGATTCCCACGCGCTATCTGCACACCGTCACCGAGAGCGTCCACCACGCCGACGTGGAGGCGACCATCGACCTGCTGGCGGCCCTCCTCGACACCGAGACGGGCGACCACGACTACAGCCTGTAG
- a CDS encoding MTH865 family protein has protein sequence MADEETEAELREQFTDAFEGADFPVSNPMDLVPALPNGPGTRFEAGDVSFTAMELSTKMSDTQDFPYDDVDSLVDDLIEGLKQKDMI, from the coding sequence ATGGCAGACGAAGAAACCGAAGCCGAACTCCGCGAACAGTTCACCGACGCCTTCGAGGGCGCAGACTTCCCCGTCAGCAACCCGATGGACCTCGTCCCCGCGCTCCCGAACGGGCCGGGCACGCGCTTCGAGGCTGGCGACGTGAGCTTCACCGCGATGGAGCTGTCCACGAAGATGTCCGACACGCAGGACTTCCCCTACGACGACGTGGATTCCCTCGTGGACGACCTCATCGAGGGACTGAAGCAGAAGGATATGATTTAA
- a CDS encoding C2H2-type zinc finger protein has product MTDRPTPTYETDVPPGESPAECPHCGRPLESDRLLVLHEGIDHWERLDDERREQFRDTYRDENDDLRVFRLKLLGLLVVVYFAFLFVYSWQSNDPYSVLTLVPV; this is encoded by the coding sequence ATGACCGACCGACCGACCCCGACCTACGAGACCGACGTTCCGCCGGGCGAATCGCCAGCCGAGTGTCCCCACTGCGGCCGCCCCCTAGAGAGCGACCGACTCCTCGTCCTCCACGAGGGCATCGACCACTGGGAGCGCCTCGACGACGAGCGCCGCGAACAGTTTCGGGACACCTACCGAGACGAGAACGACGACCTGCGCGTCTTCCGCCTGAAGTTGCTCGGTCTCCTCGTCGTCGTGTACTTCGCGTTCCTCTTCGTCTACTCGTGGCAGAGCAACGACCCCTACAGCGTGCTGACGCTCGTCCCTGTCTGA
- a CDS encoding DUF7541 family protein, whose amino-acid sequence MDEQPGLSDEYRKASPWPLFVAFGLAIFEVGIVWPLFPVAVGGLLLFVGSVVGILRESGYIADPWKGLVTASVLCLALGGAIAYFTTGSVHLRGVAILVGGVIFLFGGIFGSFWQPKAV is encoded by the coding sequence ATGGACGAGCAACCCGGACTGAGCGACGAGTACCGCAAGGCGAGTCCGTGGCCGCTGTTCGTCGCCTTCGGTCTCGCCATCTTCGAGGTCGGCATCGTCTGGCCGCTGTTCCCCGTCGCGGTCGGCGGACTCCTGCTGTTCGTCGGGAGCGTCGTCGGCATCCTCCGCGAGTCGGGATACATCGCCGACCCGTGGAAGGGACTGGTCACGGCGTCGGTGCTGTGTCTCGCGTTGGGCGGCGCTATCGCCTACTTCACGACCGGTTCGGTCCACCTCCGAGGAGTCGCCATCCTCGTCGGCGGCGTCATCTTCCTCTTCGGTGGCATCTTCGGGTCGTTCTGGCAACCGAAGGCGGTCTGA
- a CDS encoding DUF6684 family protein, with the protein MATPIFERETWLDISVNIIPLFIIGFFIVLFTVSSPWAIEGLTSAVAFALLVVPLVLLAYLTYIAADLIESAESGE; encoded by the coding sequence ATGGCAACCCCCATCTTCGAACGGGAGACGTGGCTCGACATCTCGGTCAACATCATCCCGCTCTTCATCATCGGCTTTTTTATCGTGTTGTTCACGGTCAGCTCCCCGTGGGCCATCGAAGGCTTGACCTCCGCGGTCGCGTTCGCGCTGTTGGTCGTCCCGCTCGTCCTGCTGGCGTACCTGACTTACATCGCGGCCGACCTCATCGAGTCCGCGGAGTCGGGCGAGTAA
- a CDS encoding cbb3-type cytochrome c oxidase subunit I → MGLLLFGVATFLSRMEDWRSYRPLAGGGYVGEKTGQAHSEKPAGIVRWLTTVDHKDIGILYGLYGLVAFSWGGIAVLLMRAELATAAENFIGANFYNALLTTHGITMLFLFGTPIIAAFGNYFVPLLIGADDMAFPRINAIAFWLLPPAAILIWAGFPLASLTETIDPAQTSWTMYTPLSVEQTNPGVDLMLLGLHLSGVSATMGAINFIATIFTERGEEVGWESLDIFSWTMITQSGLILFSFPLLGSALVMLLLDRNFGTVFFAAEGGGPILWQHLFWFFGHPEVYILVLPPMGLVSLILPRFSGRKLFGFKFVVYSTLAIGVLSFGVWAHHMFSTGIDPRIRASFMAVSLAIAVPSAVKTFNWITTMWNGKLRLTAPMLFCIGFVQNFIIGGVTGVFLASIPVDLVLHDTYYVVGHFHFIVMGAIAVAGFAGIYYWFPLYTGRMYQRTLAKWHFWLTMIGSNVTFIAMLILGYGGMPRRYATYVFSNDALVSMFTDLHLIATVGAFIMGFGQLIFVYNLLTSWLEGPLVGSGDPWDLEEDGMKTKEWAWFERKRETALTDGGEEVATDGGEAVEDE, encoded by the coding sequence ATGGGGCTGCTCCTGTTCGGGGTCGCCACGTTCCTCTCGCGGATGGAGGACTGGCGCTCCTACAGGCCCCTCGCGGGCGGCGGGTACGTCGGCGAAAAGACTGGGCAGGCTCACAGCGAGAAGCCTGCCGGAATCGTGCGTTGGCTAACGACTGTCGACCACAAGGACATCGGTATCCTCTACGGACTGTACGGTCTCGTCGCGTTCAGTTGGGGCGGCATCGCCGTCCTGCTGATGCGCGCGGAACTGGCGACGGCCGCCGAGAACTTCATCGGGGCGAACTTCTACAACGCCCTGCTGACGACTCACGGCATCACGATGCTGTTCCTGTTCGGGACGCCCATCATCGCGGCGTTCGGCAACTACTTCGTGCCCCTCCTCATCGGCGCGGACGACATGGCGTTCCCCCGCATCAACGCCATCGCGTTCTGGTTGCTCCCGCCCGCGGCCATCCTCATCTGGGCCGGGTTCCCGCTGGCGTCGCTGACCGAGACCATCGACCCCGCCCAGACCTCGTGGACGATGTACACGCCGCTGTCGGTCGAGCAGACCAACCCCGGCGTGGACCTGATGTTGCTGGGACTGCATCTTTCGGGGGTTTCGGCGACGATGGGAGCCATCAACTTCATCGCGACCATCTTCACCGAGCGCGGCGAGGAGGTCGGCTGGGAGAGCCTCGACATCTTCTCGTGGACGATGATCACCCAGTCGGGCCTCATCCTGTTCTCGTTCCCCCTGCTGGGGAGCGCGCTCGTCATGCTCCTGCTGGACCGTAACTTCGGCACGGTGTTCTTCGCGGCCGAAGGCGGCGGTCCCATCCTCTGGCAACACCTGTTCTGGTTCTTCGGCCACCCGGAGGTCTACATCCTCGTCCTCCCGCCGATGGGACTGGTGAGTCTCATCCTTCCGCGGTTCTCCGGCCGGAAGCTGTTCGGGTTCAAGTTCGTCGTCTACTCGACGCTGGCAATCGGCGTCCTCTCGTTCGGCGTGTGGGCACACCACATGTTCTCGACGGGTATCGACCCGCGCATCCGGGCGAGCTTCATGGCGGTCTCCTTAGCAATCGCGGTCCCATCCGCCGTGAAGACGTTCAACTGGATTACGACGATGTGGAACGGGAAGCTCCGTCTGACCGCGCCGATGCTGTTCTGCATCGGGTTCGTCCAGAACTTCATCATCGGCGGCGTGACGGGCGTGTTCCTCGCGTCGATTCCGGTTGACCTCGTGCTGCACGACACCTACTACGTCGTCGGGCACTTCCACTTCATCGTCATGGGCGCTATCGCGGTGGCTGGCTTCGCGGGCATCTACTACTGGTTCCCGCTCTACACCGGTCGGATGTACCAGCGCACCCTCGCGAAGTGGCACTTCTGGCTGACGATGATCGGCAGTAACGTGACGTTCATCGCCATGCTCATCCTCGGCTACGGCGGGATGCCCCGGCGTTACGCGACCTACGTCTTCAGCAACGACGCGTTGGTCTCGATGTTCACCGACCTCCACCTCATCGCGACGGTCGGCGCGTTCATCATGGGCTTCGGTCAGCTCATCTTCGTCTACAACCTGCTGACCTCGTGGCTCGAAGGTCCCCTCGTGGGCAGCGGCGACCCGTGGGACCTCGAGGAGGACGGCATGAAGACCAAGGAGTGGGCGTGGTTCGAGCGCAAGCGCGAGACGGCCCTCACCGACGGCGGCGAGGAGGTCGCCACCGACGGCGGCGAGGCTGTCGAAGACGAATAA
- a CDS encoding SDR family oxidoreductase yields MTRADSNSETGRLLVTGATGTVGSHVVSALADRDESILAGVRDPASAADRFAEEVELAAFDFERPETWGEALAGADRLFLMRPPAVSDVKRHITPFVDAAIRTGVEHVVYLSVVGAEKNPLLPHRKVERHLESADVAHTFLRASFFMQNLNEVHREEIVERDEIFVPAGDGATSFVDARDVGEVAAVALTEPGHRNRAYDVTGPAALTYRQVAGVFGAVLDRGIEYADPSIPEFAWHMRRRGFDWPYVAVMVGIYTTARLGLADRVTDDASRVLGRDPRTLREYVADYADEFRR; encoded by the coding sequence GTGACCCGAGCCGATTCGAACTCGGAGACGGGTCGCCTCCTCGTAACGGGCGCGACCGGGACCGTCGGGTCGCACGTCGTGAGCGCGCTCGCGGACCGCGACGAATCGATTCTCGCAGGCGTGCGCGACCCCGCGAGCGCCGCCGACCGATTCGCCGAGGAGGTCGAACTCGCGGCGTTCGACTTCGAGCGACCCGAGACGTGGGGCGAGGCGCTGGCGGGCGCGGACCGACTCTTCCTGATGCGTCCGCCCGCGGTGTCTGACGTGAAGCGCCACATCACGCCGTTCGTGGACGCCGCGATTCGAACCGGCGTCGAACACGTCGTCTACCTGTCGGTCGTCGGCGCGGAGAAAAACCCCTTGCTCCCCCACCGAAAGGTGGAGCGCCACCTCGAATCGGCCGACGTGGCCCACACCTTCCTGCGGGCCTCCTTCTTCATGCAGAATCTGAACGAGGTCCACCGCGAGGAGATAGTCGAGCGCGACGAGATATTCGTCCCCGCGGGCGACGGCGCGACGAGTTTCGTGGACGCCCGCGACGTGGGCGAGGTCGCCGCCGTCGCGCTGACCGAACCGGGCCACCGCAACCGCGCCTACGACGTGACCGGTCCCGCCGCGCTCACCTACCGGCAGGTCGCCGGGGTGTTCGGCGCGGTCCTCGACCGCGGTATCGAGTACGCCGACCCCTCGATTCCCGAGTTCGCGTGGCACATGCGCCGCCGCGGGTTCGACTGGCCCTACGTCGCCGTGATGGTCGGTATCTACACCACCGCGCGGCTCGGTCTCGCCGACCGCGTGACCGACGACGCGTCGCGGGTACTGGGCAGAGACCCCCGGACGCTCCGAGAGTACGTCGCCGACTACGCCGACGAGTTCCGGCGGTAG
- a CDS encoding DUF7520 family protein, whose protein sequence is MSETFRGRSFVVGFYFVIVAITGAIGAVLGAIGPEDLTPVKLLGLVELQPTPLGLAVYGVVTVGIALGIPLGLVVLVSEVADAESVDET, encoded by the coding sequence GTGAGCGAGACGTTCCGCGGACGGTCGTTCGTCGTCGGGTTCTACTTCGTCATCGTCGCCATCACCGGCGCTATCGGTGCCGTCCTCGGGGCTATCGGACCGGAGGACCTGACGCCGGTGAAGCTCCTCGGGCTAGTCGAGCTACAGCCGACGCCGCTCGGTCTCGCCGTCTACGGCGTCGTCACGGTCGGTATCGCGCTCGGGATTCCGCTCGGGTTGGTCGTCCTCGTCTCGGAGGTCGCCGACGCCGAGAGCGTCGACGAGACCTGA
- a CDS encoding universal stress protein: MYHVVIAVDEETDRARRQASAVADLPKAAEEVHVTLLHVFTENPGGASATQVGSVRRAEELLENEGIEVEVAERSGDPAAAVLDFAEAEDADCICVGGRNRSPAGKAIFGSVSQSVILQADRPVLVTGGETE, encoded by the coding sequence ATGTACCACGTCGTCATCGCCGTGGACGAGGAGACCGACCGGGCGCGCAGACAGGCCAGCGCAGTCGCCGACCTCCCGAAGGCCGCCGAGGAGGTCCACGTGACGCTACTTCACGTCTTCACGGAGAACCCCGGCGGCGCGTCGGCGACGCAGGTCGGGTCGGTTCGGCGCGCCGAGGAACTCCTCGAAAACGAGGGTATCGAGGTCGAAGTCGCCGAGCGGTCGGGCGACCCCGCCGCGGCGGTGCTGGACTTCGCCGAGGCGGAGGACGCCGACTGCATCTGCGTCGGCGGTCGGAACCGCTCGCCCGCGGGCAAGGCCATCTTCGGGAGCGTCTCCCAGTCCGTAATTCTGCAGGCCGACCGGCCGGTCCTCGTGACCGGTGGCGAGACGGAGTGA
- a CDS encoding type II secretion system F family protein, translating to MWGFLPLLAVLAFAAPVALAPVSRRADRLLVFLALTAFGGWVSERGRRQTVRRRLLQSVHSAETYRMFAAKTLLYTGYAAVVGSIVGVYVVAGVLAILRVSPEEMRATLPGQLDFLAGLLVLPNLSAGQLFAILLASSTTLGVASGALTYWLRWENLSYRANARERKIDESLARTVAFVYALSRSGMAFPEILRTLAGNREVFGEAADEVAVAVKAMDYAGLDMLSAIERLADRTPSEKFGEFADNLASVLQSGQSISSYLDTQYERYQEDAEAQQESFLELLATLAEGYVSVFVVAPLLFITILVIMGLMALGDTLPLLRMLAYFAIPLANVGFVIYLDSITESLRASREERDIDLAAAALAGVRRTDAPTAERSGVERPDETPALSDGGPTATVGDSADSDSPADPAVLNFERLDAFEEVRWFREALSDPVRTLRENPDVVLYATLPVGLLSILVRSWPHLAAGTLTLRVFDDFAVQAALFVVGSFALVQELHRRRIAAIEAAVPDFLDRLASVNEAGMSVVESLERVARSDLGALDAEAGRLWTDIEWGVDAETALYRFEDRLDTPTITRTVTLIANAMAASGDIARVLRIAADDAQDTRRLKRKRRQEMLTYLVIIYLSFVVFLVIVGALNSILIPNLPTDAAAPATGPASTGPLSGISEVDTEAYTLLFFHTSLVQAVCSGLVAGQMGEGSVRNGAKHATVLLAVAYAVFLFLP from the coding sequence ATGTGGGGGTTCCTGCCGCTCCTCGCGGTACTCGCGTTCGCGGCCCCGGTCGCGCTCGCGCCGGTATCGCGCCGGGCCGACCGGCTCCTCGTCTTTCTGGCGCTGACCGCTTTCGGCGGGTGGGTCTCCGAGCGCGGGCGGCGACAGACCGTCCGCAGGCGACTCCTCCAGTCGGTCCACTCCGCCGAGACCTACCGGATGTTCGCGGCCAAGACGCTGTTGTACACCGGCTACGCCGCGGTGGTAGGGAGCATCGTCGGCGTCTACGTCGTCGCGGGCGTGCTGGCAATTTTGCGCGTCTCGCCCGAGGAGATGCGGGCGACCTTACCCGGACAACTCGACTTCCTCGCCGGATTGCTGGTCTTGCCGAACCTCTCTGCGGGGCAACTGTTCGCCATCCTGCTGGCGAGTAGCACGACGCTCGGGGTCGCGTCGGGTGCCCTGACCTACTGGCTCCGGTGGGAGAACCTCTCGTACCGGGCGAACGCCCGCGAGCGCAAGATAGACGAGAGTCTAGCCCGGACCGTGGCGTTCGTCTACGCCCTCTCGCGGTCCGGGATGGCGTTCCCCGAGATTCTGCGCACGCTGGCCGGGAACCGGGAGGTGTTCGGCGAGGCCGCCGACGAAGTCGCGGTCGCGGTCAAGGCGATGGACTACGCCGGACTCGACATGCTGTCGGCCATCGAACGCCTCGCCGACCGCACCCCCAGCGAGAAGTTCGGCGAGTTCGCCGACAACCTCGCCAGCGTCCTCCAGAGCGGCCAGAGCATCTCGTCGTACCTCGACACCCAGTACGAGCGATATCAGGAGGACGCCGAGGCCCAACAGGAGTCGTTCCTCGAACTGCTCGCCACGCTCGCGGAGGGGTACGTCTCGGTGTTCGTCGTCGCGCCGCTACTCTTCATCACCATCCTCGTCATCATGGGGCTGATGGCGCTGGGCGACACCCTGCCGCTCCTCCGGATGCTGGCGTACTTCGCCATCCCGCTGGCGAACGTCGGGTTCGTGATATACCTCGACAGCATCACCGAATCGCTCCGCGCGAGTCGCGAGGAGCGCGACATCGACCTCGCGGCCGCGGCGCTCGCGGGCGTCCGACGCACGGACGCGCCCACGGCCGAGCGGTCGGGCGTCGAGCGGCCGGACGAGACTCCAGCGCTGTCCGACGGCGGCCCGACCGCCACGGTCGGCGACTCCGCCGACTCCGATTCGCCCGCCGACCCGGCGGTCCTGAACTTCGAGCGCCTCGACGCCTTCGAGGAGGTCCGCTGGTTCCGGGAGGCGCTGTCGGACCCGGTTCGGACCCTGCGGGAGAACCCCGACGTGGTCCTCTACGCGACGCTCCCGGTCGGCCTCCTCTCGATTCTCGTCCGGTCGTGGCCCCACCTCGCGGCCGGGACGCTCACGCTCCGGGTCTTCGACGACTTCGCGGTGCAAGCCGCGCTGTTCGTCGTCGGGTCGTTCGCCCTCGTGCAGGAACTCCACCGGCGGCGCATCGCCGCCATCGAGGCGGCGGTCCCGGACTTCCTCGACCGCCTCGCCAGCGTGAACGAGGCCGGGATGTCGGTGGTCGAGAGCCTCGAACGCGTCGCCAGAAGCGACCTCGGGGCGTTGGACGCCGAGGCCGGGCGGCTCTGGACCGACATCGAGTGGGGCGTGGACGCCGAGACCGCGCTCTACCGCTTCGAGGACCGCCTCGACACGCCGACCATCACGCGGACGGTCACGCTCATCGCCAACGCGATGGCCGCAAGCGGCGACATCGCGCGGGTCCTCCGCATCGCGGCCGACGACGCACAAGACACGCGGCGACTCAAGCGCAAGCGCCGCCAAGAGATGCTGACCTACCTCGTCATCATCTACCTCTCGTTCGTCGTCTTCCTCGTCATCGTCGGCGCGCTCAACAGCATCCTCATCCCGAACCTGCCGACCGACGCCGCCGCGCCCGCGACCGGTCCGGCCAGCACCGGCCCGCTCTCGGGCATCTCGGAGGTCGATACCGAGGCCTACACCTTGCTGTTCTTCCACACCTCGCTGGTGCAGGCGGTCTGCTCCGGGCTTGTCGCCGGACAGATGGGCGAGGGGAGCGTCCGGAACGGCGCGAAGCACGCGACGGTCCTGCTCGCGGTCGCCTACGCGGTGTTCCTCTTCCTGCCGTAG
- a CDS encoding type II/IV secretion system ATPase subunit → MSQSPLSEWTDDVRIRIREFQRTLRRTAEVFRGTTVEADEYDPAEHGPLVTFSGLTGYDEIERYWVDAPFAFVSINYDDVENEYLYHVVEPELDDLETELLDRLFSDIRDSLIHRRETRADTDDAATAEAVLKDELEELLSMYGVEVEAASFYRLFYYLFRSFRGFGKLDPLMADPHIEDISCDGYDLPLFVYHDEYTDIETNVVYAEEELDNLVVRLAQQSGRHVSIGDPVVETTLPDGSRAELALGEEVTPRGSAFTIRKYADEPFTPIDLVEYGTFSLDQMAYLWLAIESNKSLVFAGGTASGKTTSMNAISMFIPPRSKVLTIEDTRELALYHDNWLSSVTRERRGESADITMYDLLRSALRHRPEYIVVGEVRGEEAMTLFQAMNTGHTTYSTMHADSVQTVINRLENEPINVPRAMIQSLDILSVQTLTYVGDERVRRNRVLAEIEGIDQRTGDLDYSTTFSWNATEDTFRNNDSNVLDEIQDERGWSRSELLEELRDRERVLQYLRERGVSDYRRFTAMINEYYSHPERVLDTIELDTEVSTGFD, encoded by the coding sequence ATGTCTCAGTCGCCTCTCTCCGAGTGGACCGACGACGTGCGGATTCGCATCCGGGAGTTCCAGCGGACGCTCCGCCGGACCGCCGAGGTCTTCCGGGGGACCACCGTCGAGGCCGACGAGTACGACCCCGCGGAACACGGCCCGCTGGTGACGTTCTCCGGACTGACCGGCTACGACGAAATCGAACGCTACTGGGTGGACGCGCCGTTCGCGTTCGTCTCCATCAACTACGACGACGTGGAGAACGAGTACCTGTACCACGTCGTGGAACCCGAGCTAGACGACCTCGAAACCGAACTGCTCGACCGGCTGTTCTCCGACATCCGCGACTCGCTCATCCACCGCCGGGAGACCCGCGCCGACACCGACGACGCCGCCACCGCCGAGGCCGTGCTGAAAGACGAACTCGAAGAACTCCTCTCGATGTACGGCGTCGAGGTGGAGGCCGCGAGCTTCTACCGGCTCTTTTATTACCTCTTCCGGTCGTTCCGCGGGTTCGGGAAGTTGGACCCGCTGATGGCCGACCCCCACATCGAGGACATCTCGTGTGACGGCTACGACTTGCCGCTGTTCGTCTACCACGACGAGTACACCGACATCGAGACCAACGTCGTCTACGCCGAGGAGGAACTGGACAACCTCGTCGTGCGCCTCGCCCAGCAGTCGGGTCGCCACGTCAGCATCGGCGACCCCGTGGTCGAGACCACCCTTCCCGACGGCTCGCGCGCGGAGTTGGCCCTCGGCGAGGAGGTCACTCCTCGGGGGTCGGCGTTCACGATTCGGAAGTACGCCGACGAGCCGTTCACGCCCATCGACTTGGTTGAGTACGGCACCTTCTCGCTCGACCAAATGGCGTACCTCTGGCTCGCCATCGAGTCGAACAAGTCGCTCGTGTTCGCGGGCGGGACCGCCTCGGGCAAGACCACCTCGATGAACGCCATCTCGATGTTCATCCCGCCGCGCTCGAAGGTGCTGACTATCGAGGACACCCGCGAGTTGGCGCTGTACCACGACAACTGGCTGTCGTCGGTCACGCGCGAGCGCCGGGGCGAGAGCGCCGACATCACGATGTACGACCTGCTTCGCTCCGCACTGCGCCACCGCCCGGAGTACATCGTCGTCGGCGAGGTCCGCGGCGAGGAGGCCATGACCCTCTTTCAGGCGATGAACACGGGCCACACGACCTACTCCACGATGCACGCCGACTCGGTGCAGACGGTCATCAACCGCCTCGAAAACGAACCCATCAACGTCCCGCGGGCGATGATTCAGAGCCTCGACATCCTGTCGGTTCAGACGCTGACCTACGTCGGCGACGAGCGCGTGCGCCGCAACCGCGTGCTGGCCGAAATCGAGGGCATCGACCAGCGGACCGGCGACTTGGACTACTCGACGACGTTCTCGTGGAACGCCACCGAGGACACCTTCCGGAACAACGACAGCAACGTCTTGGACGAGATTCAGGACGAGCGGGGGTGGTCCCGGAGCGAACTCCTCGAAGAACTCCGCGACCGCGAGCGAGTCCTCCAGTACCTCCGCGAACGGGGCGTCTCGGACTACCGGCGGTTCACCGCGATGATAAACGAGTACTACTCTCACCCCGAGCGCGTGCTGGACACCATCGAGTTGGACACCGAGGTCTCGACCGGGTTCGACTGA
- a CDS encoding DUF7549 family protein: protein MVWVRSEYAGELAVVAAWLSALLPWNVTYSTLDGLGSVLFVRFPFVQVRYVFGIDISEAVAVRTPLGALAYQEGQSIAAAYQAWTVGAALVGAAVVLSVLLYRYEERVESLTDPVAAMGVLLGLAGVVLSAATWLLWTRGFPGLPIPVGVAFLYLFGGTLLLARRE from the coding sequence ATGGTCTGGGTTCGGTCGGAGTACGCGGGCGAGTTGGCAGTGGTGGCGGCGTGGCTCTCGGCGCTCCTCCCGTGGAACGTCACCTACTCGACGCTCGACGGTCTCGGGAGCGTTCTGTTCGTCCGCTTCCCGTTCGTTCAGGTGCGGTACGTCTTCGGCATCGACATCTCGGAGGCCGTCGCGGTCCGGACGCCCCTCGGCGCGCTCGCTTATCAGGAGGGCCAGTCGATAGCGGCCGCCTACCAAGCGTGGACCGTCGGCGCGGCCCTCGTCGGCGCGGCCGTGGTACTGAGCGTCCTCCTCTACCGGTACGAGGAGCGCGTCGAATCGCTCACCGACCCGGTGGCGGCGATGGGGGTTCTCCTCGGGCTGGCGGGCGTCGTCCTCTCGGCGGCGACGTGGTTGCTCTGGACCCGCGGGTTCCCCGGCCTGCCGATTCCGGTCGGGGTCGCGTTCCTCTACCTGTTCGGCGGGACGTTGCTCCTCGCGCGCCGAGAGTGA